From the genome of Impatiens glandulifera chromosome 9, dImpGla2.1, whole genome shotgun sequence, one region includes:
- the LOC124916377 gene encoding CRIB domain-containing protein RIC10-like, with protein sequence MSTKIKGIRKGFKYISQIFVVKDRELDIGYPTDVKHVSHIGWDGSTGNAPGWMNEFKTSSDFSTTSIGNIHELRGGSSSIISSTWASQDFESMDSQPVADIFKDTPPMDMPDIPKKQKRKKSKSSSSSSTSTSASSSRSSRATAKLKAKFVDETGRQENREVVL encoded by the exons ATGTCAACCAAAATCAAAGGGATCCGTAAAgggtttaaatatatatcacaaaTCTTTG TTGTGAAGGATCGTGAGTTAGATATTGGGTATCCAACAGACGTGAAACATGTGTCACATATTGGCTGGGATGGATCCACTGGTAATGCTCCCGGTTGG aTGAACGAATTCAAGACATCGTCTGATTTCTCGACAACTTCCATAGGCAACATTCACGAGCTAAGAGGCGGTTCCAGTTCCATAATCTCGTCAACATGGGCGTCTCAag ATTTTGAATCCATGGACAGCCAACCAGTGGCTGATATATTCAAAGACACGCCACCAATGGATATGCCAGATATTCCTAAGAAGCAAAAACGGAAGAAATCAAAGTCAAGTTCCTCATCGTCGACGTCTACATCCGCATCTTCGTCAAGATCGTCTCGAGCAACTGCAAAATTGAAGGCTAAATTCGTCGATGAAACTGGCAGACAAGAAAACAGAGAAGTTGTGTTATAA
- the LOC124916378 gene encoding COBRA-like protein 10 encodes MNLWKVVISLTILLSTASTGQTQDDTTGDSTAPPPAANDCNGFFLSYTFISREKEYPHLKNASAQPWAFKSVASILNTGKLELKAWKMFIGFHQQEILVSAGGGVLLDGNDFPASVGVNGTYIGGYPQTDLKTAIDTANDLTQIQARVEFKGTQFGLRAPGVPMPKTIKLENDGYKCPAPTRHGKSSMYACCVRNPKLKGKNVTTKYTPRQKADLTMSYDILTAYGNNYLAQVELQNNNPLGKLDHWNLTWEWQRGEFISSMRGAYTHLKDGSGCIFGAAGQQYQDFDFSQVQNCEKKPTITDMPPDKANDDKLGKLPYCCRNGSLLPTTMSKDKSKAVFQLQVYKISPDTSRIDLYPPANWKIVGTLNPSYKCSQPIRVDPQEYPDKTGLQEITRAIASWQVACNITRPKLRNNRCCVSFSSYYNDSAIPCSTCACGCENAKKCNQHAKAMLLPTEALLVPFSNRSVKAKAWAKINHFRVPKPLPCGDNCGVSINWHLNSNHKSGWTGRITLFNWEDINFEDWFVALQFKKSGKGFQKAYSFNGTMLKNPNNTIFMQGVPGMTYLMAETNGSKPGDPRIPGKQQSVLSFEKRFTWGLKVSKGDGFPSRVYFNGEECQLPKDIPTANGRRRRVNIVMIVVLVVTDFLLLRNQV; translated from the exons ATGAATCTATGGAAAGTAGTAATAAGTTTAACTATTCTGTTATCGACGGCCAGCACAGGCCAAACCCAAGACGACACGACCGGCGATTCAACCGCCCCTCCCCCGGCTGCAAACGACTGCAACGGTTTTTTCCTTTCTTACACGTTCATTTCGCGGGAGAAAGAGTATCCCCACCTGAAGAACGCGTCTGCACAGCCATGGGCGTTTAAATCGGTGGCGTCAATTTTGAACACGGGCAAGCTCGAGCTCAAGGCATGGAAGATGTTCATTGGGTTCCATCAACAGGAAATACTTGTCTCTGCAGGTGGTGGAGTCCTGTTAGACGGGAATGATTTTCCAGCCTCTGTTGGGGTTAACGGGACTTACATTGGCGGTTATCCTCAAACCGATTTGAAAACTGCAATCGATACTGCAAACGACTTGACCCAAATCCAAGCTAGAGTAGAGTTCAAGGGAACTCAGTTCGGACTCCGAGCACCCGGAGTCCCCATGCCCAAGACAATCAAGCTCGAAAACGATGGTTACAAATGCCCCGCCCCAACTCGCCATGGTAA AAGTTCAATGTATGCATGCTGCGTGAGGAATCCAAAGCTGAAAGGAAAGAATGTGACGACGAAATATACACCACGACAAAAAGCAGATCTTACAATGTCGTACGACATTCTTACTGCCTACGGCAACAATTACCTGGCCCAGGTGGAATTGCAGAACAATAACCCTTTGGGGAAGCTAGATCATTGGAACTTGACATGGGAATGGCAAAGAGGAGAATTCATTTCTTCAATGAGAGGAGCTTATACCCATTTGAAAGATGGTTCGGGTTGCATTTTTGGTGCTGCAGGACAACAATACCAAGATTTTGATTTCTCCCAGGTTCAAAACTGCGAAAAGAAACCAACCATAACCGATATGCCTCCAGACAAAGCCAACGACGATAAGCTGGGAAAGCTTCCTTATTGTTGCAGAAACGGTAGCCTCTTGCCCACAACCATGAGTAAAGACAAATCCAAAGCCGTTTTTCAGCTTCAAGTTTATAAAATCTCTCCAGATACTAGCAGAATCGACCTTTATCCCCCCGCAAATTGGAAAATCGTTGGAACTCTTAACCCCAGTTACAAATGTTCCCAACCCATAAGAGTTGATCCCCAAGAATACCCCGACAAGACAGGGCTTCAAGAAATCACCAGGGCGATCGCAAGTTGGCAGGTCGCGTGTAATATAACGCGACCCAAGCTCAGAAACAACCGATGCTGCGTTTCCTTTTCGTCTTACTACAACGACTCTGCCATTCCTTGCAGCACTTGCGCTTGCGGGTGCGAAAACGCTAAAAAATGCAACCAACATGCAAAGGCAATGCTTCTTCCCACGGAAGCCCTCTTGGTTCCTTTCTCGAATCGATCGGTTAAAGCGAAGGCTTGGGCCAAAATCAACCATTTTCGAGTCCCGAAACCTCTTCCCTGTGGAGACAATTGTGGGGTTAGCATAAATTGGCACCTCAATTCTAACCATAAGAGCGGTTGGACAGGCAGGATTACGTTATTCAATTGGGAAGATATAAATTTCGAGGACTGGTTCGTGGCCCTTCAGTTTAAGAAAAGCGGAAAAGGCTTCCAGAAGGCTTACTCGTTTAATGGGACAATGCTAAAGAATCCAAACAACACCATTTTCATGCAAGGCGTGCCTGGGATGACTTATCTAATGGCGGAGACTAATGGTTCGAAGCCTGGCGATCCCCGAATTCCGGGAAAGCAACAATCTGTCTTATCGTTTGAGAAGAGGTTCACATGGGGATTAAAAGTGTCGAAAGGCGACGGGTTTCCTTCGAGAGTGTATTTTAACGGGGAAGAGTGTCAACTGCCTAAGGACATTCCGACTGCAAATGGGCGTCGAAGAAGAGTAAACATAGTGATGATAGTGGTTTTGGTTGTTACGGATTTTTTGCTATTGAGAAACCAAGTATag